From the genome of Pseudomonas sp. TMP9, one region includes:
- a CDS encoding glutamine synthetase family protein, with amino-acid sequence MTAQGFLEGRRLQLARGVLLQCIMGGYPAPRFYGSDDGDLALNAEPSQIHRLPWSETPRALAICDADELDGRSSGLSTRGLLKKVVARYASHGWQPVVATELEFFVFARNADPLQPFQPPLGLDGRREDGGSAFSISSNNGLRGFFNEVYQCMAALGLPRDTFMHEMGVSQFEINLWHGDPLLLADQTFLFKHLLKEVALKHGLTVVCMAKPLAHTPGSSMHIHQSVVEQGSGRNIFSAADGQATPAFYQFIAGQQAAMADFTLLFAPHVNSYQRLCHPYASPNNACWSEDNRAAGLRIPASAPVARRVENRLPGADANPYLALAASLAAGLYGIEQQLQPTAPIQGEFEVPDELALPCTMHAAIERLKRSALASDLFGEEFIEGYIASKTLELTSFFDEITPWERRVLAAHA; translated from the coding sequence ATGACGGCGCAAGGGTTCCTTGAGGGGCGGCGGCTGCAATTGGCGCGGGGGGTGTTGTTGCAATGCATCATGGGCGGCTATCCGGCGCCGCGCTTTTATGGCAGCGATGATGGCGACTTGGCCTTGAATGCCGAGCCGAGCCAGATTCACCGACTACCCTGGAGTGAAACGCCGCGCGCGTTAGCCATCTGCGATGCCGATGAACTGGACGGACGCAGTTCGGGTTTGTCCACCCGAGGGTTGCTCAAAAAGGTGGTCGCCCGTTACGCCAGCCATGGTTGGCAGCCCGTGGTGGCGACAGAGTTAGAGTTTTTCGTGTTTGCGCGTAATGCCGATCCGCTTCAGCCATTTCAACCGCCGCTGGGTTTGGATGGTCGGCGTGAAGACGGCGGTTCAGCATTCAGTATCAGCTCCAACAACGGTTTGCGTGGGTTTTTCAACGAGGTCTATCAGTGCATGGCGGCTCTGGGTTTGCCGCGCGACACGTTTATGCATGAAATGGGCGTCAGCCAGTTCGAGATCAACCTGTGGCACGGTGATCCGCTGTTGCTGGCTGATCAAACCTTTTTGTTCAAGCACCTGCTCAAAGAAGTCGCGCTCAAGCATGGGCTTACTGTGGTGTGCATGGCCAAACCGCTGGCGCATACCCCGGGCAGCTCCATGCATATTCACCAAAGCGTGGTGGAGCAGGGCAGTGGCCGCAATATTTTCAGTGCGGCGGACGGCCAGGCGACACCGGCGTTTTATCAATTTATCGCTGGGCAGCAGGCGGCAATGGCTGACTTCACCCTGCTGTTTGCCCCGCATGTGAACTCTTATCAGCGCCTTTGCCATCCCTATGCGTCGCCGAACAACGCCTGTTGGTCAGAGGATAACCGCGCAGCAGGTTTGCGTATTCCGGCCAGTGCACCAGTGGCGCGACGGGTAGAAAACCGCTTGCCAGGCGCCGATGCCAACCCTTATCTGGCGTTAGCCGCAAGCCTTGCGGCGGGCTTGTATGGGATTGAACAGCAGTTGCAACCGACGGCGCCAATTCAAGGTGAGTTTGAGGTGCCGGATGAGTTGGCGCTACCCTGTACCATGCACGCCGCTATCGAGCGTCTTAAGCGCAGTGCACTGGCGTCGGACCTGTTTGGCGAAGAGTTTATCGAAGGCTACATCGCCAGCAAAACCTTAGAACTCACCAGTTTCTTTGATGAAATTACCCCGTGGGAACGCCGTGTATTGGCGGCTCACGCTTAG
- the sstT gene encoding serine/threonine transporter SstT, with protein sequence MTTAQHPLLQLLNRTSLVVQIAIGLVAGIALALFFPQAADSVSFLGTVFVSALKAVAPVLVFVLVAASIANHQHGQPTHIKPILLLYLIGTFSAALIAVAASYAMPSSLTLVSNSAELSPPGGIGEVLKTLLLNVVDNPVNALLEGNFIGILAWAIALGFAFRHANPSSKHMLADLSNGVTSIVKLVIRLAPLGVFGLVAATLAESGMSALLDYLHLLLVLVGCMLFVALVSNPAIVYFKTRRNPYPLVLMCLRESGLTAFFTRSSAANIPVNLQLCQRLGLHEETYSVSIPLGATINMAGAAITITVLTLAAVNTLGIAVDLPTALLLSLLASISACGASGVAGGSLLLIPLACSLFGIPNDVAMQVVAVGFIIGIVQDSAETALNSSTDVLFTAAACIAAEQRD encoded by the coding sequence ATGACCACCGCCCAACACCCCTTGCTTCAACTGCTCAACCGCACCAGCTTGGTGGTGCAAATTGCCATTGGCCTGGTGGCCGGCATTGCTTTAGCGCTGTTTTTTCCGCAGGCAGCCGATAGCGTCAGCTTCCTCGGCACCGTGTTTGTTTCAGCGCTGAAGGCCGTAGCGCCGGTGTTGGTGTTTGTGTTGGTGGCCGCGTCGATTGCCAACCATCAACACGGCCAGCCCACCCATATAAAACCCATTTTGTTGCTGTACCTGATCGGCACCTTCAGCGCAGCGCTGATTGCGGTGGCCGCCAGCTATGCCATGCCATCAAGCCTGACACTGGTGAGTAACAGTGCCGAACTGTCACCTCCCGGCGGCATCGGCGAAGTGTTGAAAACACTGTTGCTGAATGTGGTCGACAACCCGGTTAACGCCCTGCTTGAAGGCAACTTTATCGGCATCCTGGCATGGGCCATCGCCCTCGGTTTTGCCTTCCGCCATGCCAACCCGAGCAGCAAGCACATGCTCGCTGACCTGTCCAATGGCGTGACCAGCATTGTAAAACTGGTGATTCGTCTGGCGCCGCTGGGAGTATTTGGCTTGGTGGCAGCAACGTTGGCTGAGTCGGGCATGAGTGCCCTGCTCGATTACCTGCACCTGTTGCTGGTGTTAGTGGGCTGCATGCTGTTTGTTGCTTTGGTCAGCAACCCGGCGATTGTCTACTTCAAGACCCGCCGCAACCCCTATCCGCTGGTGCTGATGTGCTTGCGCGAGAGCGGCCTGACGGCATTTTTCACCCGCAGCTCGGCGGCTAACATCCCGGTTAACCTGCAGCTTTGCCAACGTTTAGGCCTGCATGAGGAAACCTATTCAGTGTCGATCCCGCTGGGTGCCACTATCAATATGGCTGGTGCTGCGATCACCATCACGGTGCTAACCCTGGCTGCTGTTAACACCTTGGGTATTGCTGTCGATCTGCCGACCGCCTTGTTACTCAGCCTCCTCGCCTCAATCAGCGCTTGCGGCGCTTCGGGTGTGGCGGGAGGCTCGCTGCTGTTGATCCCGCTGGCCTGCAGCCTGTTTGGCATTCCCAATGATGTGGCCATGCAGGTAGTGGCGGTCGGCTTTATCATCGGCATCGTGCAGGACTCCGCAGAAACTGCACTGAACTCCTCCACTGACGTGCTCTTTACCGCAGCCGCCTGCATCGCCGCCGAACAGCGCGACTAA
- a CDS encoding MFS transporter — protein sequence MTLILKSFSSLYFATLLMLLGSGLLSTYLALRLAQTADGLWVGALMAANYLGLVLGGKLGHRLIARVGHIRAYVACAGVVTAAVLGHGLSDWLPSWLLLRVLVGLGMMCQYMVVESWLNEQAENSQRGQVFAGYMGASYLGLILGQLVLVVHPTLGLELLMLVALCFALCLVPVALTRKLHPAPLHPAPLEMRFFIERVPLSLTAIVVAGLLIGSFYGLAPLYATRMGLSTEQVGLFMGSCIIAGLVVQWPLGWLSDRRDRVYLIRACAALLVVAALPLAVLPQVSLPFLFAGGFLVCALQFSLYPLAVALANDHVEAERRVSLTAMLLVTFGVGASIGPLLAGVLMRFYGANMLYAFVSACSLILVLCVRPAKVTHLHQVDDAPLQHVPMPDSTTSSPLTAALDPRVDEQVVHEQMHDNSGAQTADDAAPQRAEQP from the coding sequence ATGACGTTGATTCTTAAATCATTCAGTTCGTTGTATTTCGCTACCCTGTTGATGCTGCTGGGTTCGGGCTTGTTGAGCACCTACTTGGCGTTGCGGTTGGCGCAAACGGCGGATGGTTTATGGGTGGGTGCGTTGATGGCGGCCAACTATTTAGGCTTGGTGCTAGGCGGCAAACTGGGGCACCGCTTGATCGCACGAGTGGGCCATATCCGCGCGTATGTTGCCTGCGCCGGAGTGGTCACCGCAGCTGTTCTGGGTCATGGGCTGAGTGACTGGCTGCCCAGCTGGTTGCTCCTGCGGGTGCTGGTGGGTCTGGGTATGATGTGCCAATACATGGTGGTCGAGAGCTGGCTCAACGAGCAGGCGGAAAACAGCCAGCGCGGTCAGGTATTTGCCGGCTATATGGGTGCGTCCTACCTTGGCTTGATCCTCGGTCAGCTGGTGTTGGTCGTGCACCCCACACTCGGCTTGGAATTGCTGATGTTGGTAGCACTGTGCTTCGCTCTGTGTTTGGTGCCCGTAGCCTTGACCCGCAAATTACACCCTGCGCCTTTGCATCCAGCCCCGTTGGAAATGCGCTTTTTTATCGAGCGCGTACCGTTATCGTTGACCGCTATCGTGGTCGCCGGGCTGTTGATTGGCTCGTTCTATGGTCTGGCTCCGTTGTATGCCACGCGCATGGGTTTATCTACAGAGCAGGTCGGTCTGTTTATGGGCAGCTGCATCATCGCCGGCCTGGTCGTGCAGTGGCCCTTGGGCTGGTTATCTGATCGGCGTGATCGGGTGTATTTGATCCGTGCGTGCGCAGCTTTGTTGGTCGTAGCTGCGTTGCCATTGGCAGTTTTACCGCAAGTCAGCCTACCGTTTTTGTTTGCCGGCGGTTTTCTGGTGTGTGCCCTGCAGTTCAGCCTTTATCCCCTAGCGGTGGCGCTGGCCAATGACCATGTCGAGGCCGAGCGGCGGGTATCGCTTACGGCCATGCTGCTGGTGACGTTCGGTGTTGGCGCCAGCATCGGGCCTTTACTGGCGGGTGTGCTGATGCGTTTTTATGGGGCAAATATGCTGTATGCCTTTGTCAGCGCGTGCTCACTGATTTTAGTGCTGTGTGTGCGGCCGGCGAAAGTGACTCACCTGCACCAAGTCGACGATGCGCCGTTGCAACACGTACCGATGCCAGACAGCACCACCAGTTCGCCGCTGACCGCAGCGCTCGACCCACGTGTAGATGAGCAGGTGGTGCATGAGCAAATGCATGACAACAGCGGCGCACAAACTGCAGATGACGCAGCGCCGCAAAGGGCTGAGCAGCCATGA
- a CDS encoding chemotaxis protein CheV, translating to MAGVMDSVNQRTQLVGQNRLELLLFRLNSNQLYGINVFKVKEVLQCPKLTIMPRSSPVVRGVASIRGGTIPILDLSMATGSAPLANIENSFVIITEYNTKVQGFLVQSVERIVNMNWESIHPPPKGTGRDHYLTAVTHLDDKMVEIIDVEKILAEVAPTSEVISEGVLDAKTQARAVTKRVLTCDDSSVARKQVTRCLETVGVEVVALNDGRQALDYLKAMVAEGRKPEEEFLMLISDIEMPEMDGYTLTAEIRADPRMQKLHIILHTSLSGVFNQAMVKKVGADDFLAKFRPDDLAARVAERINIAEGD from the coding sequence ATGGCCGGTGTGATGGATTCGGTTAACCAGCGAACTCAGTTGGTTGGGCAGAATCGTTTAGAGTTGTTGCTGTTCCGTCTAAACAGCAATCAGTTGTATGGGATCAACGTGTTTAAGGTGAAAGAGGTGCTGCAATGCCCGAAACTCACCATCATGCCCAGATCCAGTCCGGTCGTCCGTGGTGTAGCCAGTATTCGCGGCGGGACCATCCCAATTCTTGATTTGTCGATGGCGACCGGTAGCGCGCCACTGGCTAATATCGAAAACAGTTTTGTCATCATCACTGAGTACAACACCAAGGTTCAGGGTTTTCTGGTGCAATCGGTTGAGCGCATCGTCAACATGAACTGGGAGTCGATTCATCCGCCGCCCAAGGGCACTGGGCGCGATCATTATCTGACGGCCGTGACCCACCTTGACGACAAGATGGTCGAAATCATCGACGTAGAAAAGATTTTGGCTGAAGTGGCCCCGACCTCTGAAGTCATCTCTGAAGGCGTTCTGGATGCTAAAACTCAAGCACGTGCAGTTACCAAGCGTGTACTGACCTGCGACGATTCATCAGTGGCACGTAAGCAGGTTACCCGATGCTTGGAGACAGTCGGTGTCGAGGTGGTAGCACTCAATGACGGCCGTCAAGCGTTGGATTACCTCAAAGCTATGGTCGCTGAGGGCCGTAAGCCTGAGGAAGAATTCCTTATGCTGATTTCCGATATCGAGATGCCGGAAATGGATGGCTATACGCTGACTGCAGAGATCCGCGCGGATCCGCGCATGCAAAAGCTGCACATCATCCTGCATACTTCGCTTTCTGGCGTATTCAACCAAGCCATGGTGAAGAAAGTCGGTGCAGATGATTTTCTTGCCAAGTTCCGCCCAGATGATCTCGCCGCACGTGTGGCCGAGCGCATCAACATTGCGGAAGGAGACTGA
- a CDS encoding flagellar regulator YcgR PilZN domain-containing protein, with protein MSSPFSQEEGPQPPKVLKAPMEIIANLRQLQEDHDPLVITFHERNQRFQSYVIEVDRDKKLLVLDELMPSDGERYLVNGEAFSVEAFHEGVRVAWKCEQTVRIAEHGGARCYFSAMPLEVVYHQRRSAFRAPLQPSESIKIELSGDKLRTALPGELLDISATGCKLRFAGTLGSNLQAGQVYERFTAKFPFGAMTTAIEVRHVQYEENLNTTFIGARFHRINGQEQRLVERFVFHLQREARRFDNDGLF; from the coding sequence GTGTCCAGCCCTTTTAGCCAGGAAGAAGGCCCGCAGCCACCCAAGGTGCTCAAAGCACCGATGGAAATAATTGCTAATCTGCGCCAGCTGCAAGAAGACCACGATCCGCTGGTGATTACTTTTCACGAGCGCAATCAACGTTTTCAAAGCTATGTCATTGAGGTTGATCGCGATAAGAAATTGCTGGTTCTCGATGAGCTGATGCCAAGCGACGGTGAACGTTACTTGGTTAATGGCGAAGCGTTCAGTGTTGAAGCCTTCCATGAAGGTGTGCGCGTAGCCTGGAAGTGCGAGCAAACAGTGCGCATTGCTGAACATGGAGGCGCACGTTGTTATTTCAGCGCAATGCCACTTGAAGTGGTTTATCACCAACGGCGCAGCGCTTTTCGCGCGCCACTGCAACCAAGCGAATCGATCAAAATAGAGCTTTCAGGCGATAAGTTGCGCACAGCTTTACCTGGGGAGTTGCTAGACATCTCGGCCACCGGTTGCAAATTGCGCTTCGCCGGCACTCTTGGCAGTAATCTACAAGCCGGCCAAGTGTATGAGCGCTTTACCGCCAAGTTCCCGTTCGGCGCCATGACAACCGCCATCGAGGTGCGCCATGTGCAGTACGAAGAAAACTTGAATACCACTTTTATTGGCGCACGCTTTCATCGCATCAACGGCCAAGAACAGCGCTTGGTCGAACGCTTCGTCTTTCATTTGCAGCGTGAAGCGCGCCGCTTTGATAATGACGGGCTTTTCTAG
- the flgM gene encoding flagellar biosynthesis anti-sigma factor FlgM, with protein sequence MVIDINRLNNATTPANSGRVGGAQAGGQKEAIGNKQTSNVPNPVEQAQQTSKSGESVQLSREAQQLQKVSEKLRDQPAVDKGRVAQIKQALEDGSYQVDTQRVASKLLNFESQR encoded by the coding sequence ATGGTCATCGATATCAACCGGCTCAACAATGCCACAACCCCAGCTAACTCGGGGCGTGTAGGCGGTGCGCAGGCAGGCGGGCAAAAAGAAGCCATCGGCAACAAACAAACTAGCAACGTACCGAACCCCGTCGAGCAGGCGCAACAAACCAGCAAGAGCGGAGAATCCGTTCAGCTGAGTCGTGAAGCGCAACAACTGCAGAAAGTCAGCGAGAAATTGCGCGACCAGCCTGCCGTCGATAAAGGTCGCGTCGCTCAAATCAAGCAAGCGCTTGAAGACGGCAGCTATCAAGTTGACACCCAGCGCGTCGCCAGCAAACTGCTTAATTTCGAATCCCAGCGCTAG
- a CDS encoding phage infection protein — protein sequence MKKQILTAVILSSLSISALALPQKNPQQLLGEMHDSSVKTLMDVGRNLQTEGGAERVHERQMERMQVAEGGAEQLLEQRMRVAEGGAERLLEQRMRVAEGGAERTGLNRIAEGGAERTINQRIG from the coding sequence ATGAAAAAGCAAATCCTCACCGCCGTGATCCTCAGCAGCCTGTCCATAAGCGCCCTTGCCCTGCCCCAAAAAAATCCCCAACAGCTACTCGGGGAGATGCACGACAGCAGCGTAAAAACCCTCATGGATGTGGGCCGTAACCTACAGACCGAAGGCGGTGCTGAGCGCGTACACGAACGGCAAATGGAACGTATGCAAGTTGCTGAGGGTGGCGCTGAGCAACTGTTAGAACAGCGTATGCGTGTCGCTGAGGGTGGCGCTGAGCGATTGTTAGAGCAGCGTATGCGTGTCGCTGAAGGTGGCGCCGAGCGTACCGGTTTAAACCGCATAGCTGAAGGCGGCGCAGAGCGCACGATTAACCAGCGCATCGGCTGA
- a CDS encoding DUF480 domain-containing protein encodes MSNEHASDAAVVCLTVVEVRVLGCLIEKQLTTPEAYPLTLNALVLACNQKTSREPVLSLTPGQVGQALRSLEGREMARLVMGSRADRWEHRADKNLELVAAQVVLLGLLLLRGPQTINELLTRSSRMHDFDDAEQAQHHLERLISRDLASLIPRQAGQREERYMHLLGDPADLQAALAAKASEPTRSVASAQHDERLDALEARVAALEERLAQ; translated from the coding sequence ATGTCCAATGAACATGCGAGTGATGCTGCGGTTGTCTGCCTGACTGTGGTCGAGGTGCGGGTGCTTGGGTGTCTGATTGAAAAACAATTGACCACCCCAGAAGCCTACCCTCTGACCCTCAACGCCTTAGTCTTGGCCTGCAACCAAAAAACCAGTCGCGAGCCGGTGCTGAGTCTCACACCAGGCCAAGTGGGGCAGGCCTTGCGTAGCCTTGAGGGGCGCGAGATGGCGCGTCTGGTAATGGGCAGTCGGGCGGATCGTTGGGAGCACCGTGCGGATAAAAACTTAGAACTGGTAGCGGCTCAGGTGGTATTGCTCGGTTTGTTGCTGCTGCGCGGCCCGCAAACCATTAATGAGTTGCTGACGCGAAGCAGCCGCATGCATGACTTTGATGATGCTGAGCAAGCCCAACATCATCTTGAACGTCTAATTAGCCGCGATCTGGCCAGCTTAATTCCGCGCCAAGCGGGGCAGCGCGAGGAACGTTATATGCACCTGCTGGGCGATCCTGCGGACTTGCAAGCGGCGCTGGCCGCCAAGGCCAGTGAGCCTACGCGTTCGGTTGCCAGTGCCCAGCACGACGAGCGATTAGACGCTCTGGAGGCGCGTGTAGCGGCGCTGGAAGAGCGCTTGGCGCAGTAA
- a CDS encoding TIGR04282 family arsenosugar biosynthesis glycosyltransferase has product MTLSVSLHMLARAPVAGQVKTRMIPALGAQGACDLQQLLLEHALQLPEQGFSQRFLWLEGLPSAELRALAQRLGWTLVEQPAGDLGERMRRIATLGLKESAAVILIGNDCPAIDGDYLQAACRALHQQPVVIGPAEDGGYVLLGLGRVDASLFSDMPWGTERVFAQTLQRLQQLEWTPALLPALWDVDRPEDLARLATLNILI; this is encoded by the coding sequence ATGACGCTGTCTGTTTCTCTGCATATGCTCGCCCGCGCCCCAGTAGCGGGGCAAGTGAAAACGCGGATGATTCCGGCGCTCGGTGCTCAAGGTGCCTGCGACTTGCAGCAATTGTTATTGGAGCATGCCTTGCAGTTACCTGAGCAGGGCTTTAGCCAGCGTTTTTTATGGCTAGAGGGTTTACCCAGCGCAGAGTTGCGGGCACTTGCGCAACGCTTGGGCTGGACGCTGGTTGAGCAACCTGCAGGTGATCTAGGCGAGCGCATGCGTCGCATTGCTACCTTGGGGCTCAAAGAGAGCGCTGCGGTGATACTGATCGGCAATGATTGCCCGGCAATCGACGGCGATTATCTGCAGGCCGCTTGCCGCGCCTTGCACCAGCAGCCTGTGGTGATCGGCCCTGCCGAGGATGGAGGTTATGTACTGCTAGGGTTAGGCCGCGTGGACGCCAGTTTATTCAGTGATATGCCGTGGGGCACTGAGCGAGTCTTCGCTCAGACGCTACAGCGCTTGCAGCAACTTGAATGGACTCCGGCGCTGCTGCCTGCATTGTGGGATGTAGACCGGCCGGAGGATCTCGCGCGCCTGGCGACGCTTAATATCCTGATTTAG
- the flgA gene encoding flagellar basal body P-ring formation chaperone FlgA: MNIETTTKRRSLAKCRNWLAVVPALLAIGYSALAAADATRPEQLIGAAEVFLEQAVSDYLQRSNIAGRHEIQINRLDPRLRLAACAQALTTTLESPTEPIGRVTLRVRCDGAAPWTVFVPAQVRLYREVVIANRPMKRDSLVTEMDIAMAERDVGLLNQGYLTALKQALGKKLTRPLQPDHVIAPTHVQIAEAIRKGDQVVISARSGGMSVRMPGEALSDGIIGKQISVRNQRSNRVVRARVIGPGQVEVAM; encoded by the coding sequence ATGAACATTGAAACGACAACTAAACGACGCTCTCTGGCAAAGTGCCGCAACTGGTTGGCAGTTGTACCTGCTTTGCTGGCAATCGGCTATAGCGCATTGGCCGCAGCAGACGCCACACGACCTGAACAACTTATCGGCGCTGCTGAGGTATTTCTTGAGCAAGCGGTGAGCGATTATTTACAGCGTAGCAATATCGCAGGCCGCCACGAGATTCAAATCAATCGGCTCGACCCCCGCTTGCGCTTAGCGGCCTGTGCGCAAGCGCTGACTACAACCTTGGAAAGCCCAACCGAGCCTATTGGTCGCGTCACCTTGCGGGTGCGCTGTGACGGTGCGGCACCGTGGACAGTGTTTGTCCCTGCACAAGTACGCTTATACCGCGAGGTGGTCATCGCCAACCGTCCGATGAAACGTGACAGCCTAGTGACAGAGATGGATATCGCGATGGCTGAGCGGGATGTTGGACTGCTCAATCAGGGCTACTTAACCGCGCTCAAACAGGCGCTCGGCAAAAAATTGACGCGTCCGCTGCAGCCCGACCACGTAATCGCACCGACTCACGTGCAAATAGCTGAAGCCATACGCAAAGGCGACCAGGTGGTTATTAGCGCGCGCAGCGGCGGCATGAGCGTGCGCATGCCTGGCGAGGCCTTATCGGACGGCATTATTGGCAAGCAGATCAGCGTGCGCAATCAACGCTCCAACAGGGTGGTGAGGGCGCGCGTAATTGGACCAGGGCAAGTTGAAGTGGCGATGTAG
- a CDS encoding TIGR04283 family arsenosugar biosynthesis glycosyltransferase yields MTPLLSVVIPVRNEAQALPFLLDDLSALGAAGAELIVVDGGSTDGTCEVAHGRVDQLLKTGPGRAVQMNAGAAKARGTYLWFLHADTRVSAEAISRLQHTLASRPLWGRFDVHLSPAGPALRLIGWMINLRSRLTGIASGDQGIFVDRACFDALGGYAHIPLMEDLQLCRRLKAQARPHCLRPPLITSSRRWLQHGVWRTVLLMWCLRLAYYAGANPEKLARQYRRGSLL; encoded by the coding sequence ATGACGCCTTTGCTCAGCGTGGTGATCCCCGTACGTAATGAGGCGCAAGCTTTGCCGTTTTTGCTGGACGATCTGTCGGCCTTGGGTGCAGCGGGTGCCGAGCTGATTGTGGTTGACGGTGGTAGTACTGACGGCACCTGTGAGGTTGCGCATGGTCGAGTTGATCAGCTGCTGAAAACTGGCCCCGGGCGAGCCGTGCAGATGAATGCGGGCGCAGCTAAGGCCCGCGGTACCTATCTGTGGTTCTTGCATGCTGATACGCGTGTGAGCGCCGAGGCCATTAGCCGTTTGCAGCACACATTGGCGTCGCGTCCGCTGTGGGGGCGCTTTGATGTGCACTTGTCTCCAGCAGGACCGGCATTACGACTGATTGGCTGGATGATCAATCTGCGCTCACGCTTAACCGGCATCGCTTCGGGTGATCAGGGGATTTTTGTGGATCGTGCGTGTTTTGATGCGCTCGGTGGTTACGCGCATATCCCGTTGATGGAAGATTTGCAGCTGTGTCGTCGTTTGAAGGCGCAGGCTCGGCCGCACTGTTTGCGCCCGCCGTTGATCACCTCTAGCCGGCGTTGGCTGCAACACGGTGTCTGGCGCACGGTGCTGCTGATGTGGTGCTTACGCTTGGCCTATTACGCCGGTGCCAACCCGGAAAAACTAGCCCGCCAATACCGCCGAGGATCGTTGCTATGA
- the flgN gene encoding flagellar export chaperone FlgN — MHAIRLLELFTLDIGSAEQLLELIDSEFQALSDRQLPHLQSILTEKLPLLTLLDQHGKERSQLLISLGLSADRVGLQALAAQSSQSEELLERGDQLNALLERCQAANLRNGRLIRSSQASANSMLGILRGNETPSLYDSRGSAARIGQQRPLSQA; from the coding sequence ATGCACGCCATCAGACTGCTTGAACTGTTCACCCTCGATATCGGCAGCGCTGAACAGTTGCTTGAATTAATTGACAGCGAATTCCAAGCCCTCAGTGATCGCCAATTGCCGCACCTGCAAAGCATACTTACTGAAAAACTCCCGCTGCTGACGCTGCTCGATCAGCACGGCAAAGAGCGCAGCCAACTGCTGATCAGTCTTGGCCTTAGTGCTGACCGCGTCGGCCTTCAAGCGTTGGCGGCCCAATCCAGCCAAAGCGAAGAGCTGTTGGAGCGCGGCGATCAACTCAACGCCCTACTCGAACGCTGCCAAGCGGCTAACCTGCGCAACGGCCGGCTGATTCGCTCCAGCCAAGCTTCAGCCAACAGCATGTTGGGTATCCTGCGCGGTAACGAAACCCCAAGCCTCTATGACAGCCGTGGCAGTGCCGCTAGAATCGGCCAGCAGCGCCCGCTCAGTCAGGCCTGA
- the cheR gene encoding protein-glutamate O-methyltransferase CheR, producing MSTGNLDFEQFRIFLEKACGILLGTNKQYLVSSRLNKLMEQNSIKTLGELVQRMQNQPRSGLREQVVDAMTTNETLWFRDTYPFEVMKNRVFPEMIKASPGQRLRIWSAACSSGQEPYSLSMTIDEFEKTNLGQLKGGVQIVATDLSPTMLINCKSGEYDSLAMGRGLSQERLQRYFDPKGPGRWVVKPAIRSRIEFRPLNLLDSYSSLGKFDVVFCRNVLIYFSAEVKKDILTRMHAMLKPGGYLFLGASEALNGLPNHFQMVQCSPGIIYKAK from the coding sequence GTGTCTACAGGTAATTTGGATTTCGAGCAGTTCCGGATTTTTCTGGAAAAAGCCTGCGGCATTCTGCTTGGCACTAACAAGCAGTACTTGGTTTCCAGTCGGCTGAATAAGCTGATGGAGCAAAACAGTATTAAAACGTTGGGCGAACTGGTTCAGCGTATGCAGAACCAACCACGCAGCGGGTTGCGCGAGCAGGTGGTGGATGCCATGACCACCAATGAGACCCTATGGTTTCGTGATACCTACCCATTTGAAGTGATGAAAAACCGCGTTTTTCCGGAAATGATCAAAGCCAGCCCCGGCCAGCGTTTGCGTATCTGGTCGGCGGCCTGTTCATCCGGGCAGGAGCCCTATTCGCTGTCGATGACCATCGATGAATTTGAAAAAACTAACCTGGGTCAGCTCAAAGGTGGCGTGCAGATTGTTGCCACCGACCTTTCGCCGACGATGCTGATTAACTGTAAATCGGGTGAATACGACAGCTTGGCGATGGGTCGCGGCCTTTCCCAAGAGCGTTTGCAGCGTTACTTCGACCCGAAGGGCCCTGGGCGCTGGGTGGTTAAGCCGGCCATTCGCAGTCGTATCGAGTTTCGCCCACTCAACTTGCTCGACAGCTACTCTAGCTTGGGTAAGTTTGACGTGGTGTTCTGCCGTAACGTACTGATTTATTTCTCGGCTGAAGTGAAGAAGGACATCCTCACGCGCATGCATGCCATGTTGAAGCCCGGTGGCTATCTATTTCTTGGTGCGTCGGAAGCACTCAATGGTCTGCCTAACCATTTTCAGATGGTGCAGTGCAGCCCAGGGATTATTTACAAGGCTAAATAG